A single genomic interval of Primulina huaijiensis isolate GDHJ02 chromosome 7, ASM1229523v2, whole genome shotgun sequence harbors:
- the LOC140980736 gene encoding sister chromatid cohesion protein PDS5 homolog A isoform X2 has product MTPKQLQQQLRELGAKLESPPASKDALIKVLKQGASCLSELDQSPPKPIMESMDAFLTSIAKPELIKHQDREVKLFVAVCICEITRITAPEAPYDDDVLKDIFELIVGTFSGLNDINGPSFGRRVVILETLARYRSCVVMLDLECDDLVNEMFNTFFKVTSDEHPENALTSMQTIMEVLFEESEDVPENLLLIILSALGPNKENISSAARRLAMNVIEHCAGKLEPGIKQFLISSMSGDKKFLNSEINYHGVLYDVYRCAPQILSGVVPYLTGELLSDQLDVRLKAVGLVGDLFTLPGSTISESFQPVFLEFLKRMTDRVVEVRMSVLEHVKTFLLANPSRVEAPQIISALSDRLLDYDENVRKQVVCVVCDVSCRALSSIPVETIKLVAERLRDKSILVKRYTLERLADIYRASCIDKSSDSTKNVEYDWIFGKVLRCFYDKDFRSDIVEPILSLSLFPDDFSVKDKVLNWIRIFSGFDKVEVKALEKILEQKQRLQQEMQKYISLRPSSQEGDVTELQKKVMFCFRVMSRYFIDPARAEENFQLLDQLKDSNVWKNLTQLLDPKTDWLQACSSRDDLLGVLGPKHRLYEFLGSLSLKCSCLLFNKDHVREILLEAGVQKSSGSNELILACMTILVILARFCPSMLAGIEEDLVHLLEDDNEIIKEGTLHILAKAGGTIREQLGVSSRSLDLILERICIEGSRRQAKYAVHALASITKDDGLMSLSVLYKRLVDMLEDKSHLPAVLQSLGCIAQAAMPVFETREREVEKFIKENILECSQVAGDQTNDSWDGRSELCSLKIFGVKALVKSYLPVKDAHLRSGIDDLVLILKNILTFGEYSRDIKSSLVEMAHLKLAAAKAVLRLSKHWEHKIPVDVFYLTLRTSEDGFPEVKRLLLNKVHQYVKDRILDPKYACAFLLDFTSQQSDLEENKRNLNDIIQMCWQSRARQILSQTDGLSSQYYPEYILPYVVHSLAHHPTFPNVDECKDVKEFELLYRQLYLFLSMLVHGDGDGKSEVSISKDKESTSLLNSIFLQIKCSEDAFDSTKSKNLYALCDFGMSIIKRLASKEIDPQNSSASVTLPPVLYKLVEKKEDGDSLVGEVKTWLAEDSVLAHFESIKLEANGIINSEIAEDDIMKDTDSEGSEMPLGKLMKRLKAKIAKTRKEVKSESSPAEAAKGSNLDILKMVEEINSDIGTSSKLESSNGHEYVNKKRSGQKLQKRKSMLGETTNVPVPKRRRSSSAQAHKSRSAITSKDSKGHTDGNQEEIVNFSNKIDKELPSSSEDHSMQEKTSEPPESELLVACIKNKPSSVSKQKSKRTYGDDEAFDKSSVDAKKRKKVTDSSSPHRTNYSKLGSVKKQKEKSVTVLQKDNRSSMEDLIGCTIKVWWPMDKQFYEGIVKSFDTEKKKHVILYEDGDVEVLRLDKERWELVDNGKKADKRSSSSKSSHPKGASSGKKSKATGSIKLEKKAEEKSPSSQVRGKRTPRKSPKQKTLLKIKSSMGSGGSPDVTNLEFSKPSMTESDSEQELNEKSGKILAAEKPSNKDIKQLEDGEKGSRDAEEPKEEENDSEDTQSDRIGGSRLDADGSDHEAVSSSDMKHLDKIKEQSGQEDEETDTMDGPALTDEADKKSPTSLADAELSDDETLSTWKQRAGKK; this is encoded by the exons ATGACTCCCAAGCAGCTGCAACAGCAGCTGAGAGAGCTGGGTGCGAAGCTGGAAAGTCCTCCAGCTTCTAAAGACGCTCTCATTAAGGTCTTGAAg CAAGGTGCATCATGTCTTTCTGAACTAGATCAGTCACCACCAAAGCCTATAATGGAGTCTATGGATgcttttttaacttctatcgcCAAGCCAGAACTTATAAAGCATCAAGATCGAGAAGTTAAGTTATTTGTAGCTGTATGTATCTGTGAAATAACTCGAATTACTGCACCAGAGGCTCCTTATGATGATGATGTTCTAAAG GATATTTTTGAGTTGATTGTGGGTACTTTCAGTGGATTAAATGATATAAACGGCCCATCATTTGGAAGGAGAGTAGTAATTCTTGAAACATTGGCAAGATATAGATCCTGTGTCGTGATGCTGGATCTTGAATGTGATGATCTTGTAAATGAAATGTTCAATACTTTCTTCAAAGTTACTAG TGATGAGCATCCTGAGAATGCTTTGACTTCAATGCAGACAATTATGGAGGTTCTCTTTGAAGAAAGTGAAGATGTGCCCGAGAACCTTTTACTTATTATACTGTCTGCTTTAGGCCCGAACAAGGAG AACATAAGCTCAGCCGCGAGGAGGCTTGCTATGAATGTCATAGAGCATTGTGCGGGAAAATTGGAACCTGGCATAAAGCAGTTTCTTATTTCATCAATGTCTGGCgacaagaagttcctgaattcTGAGATTAATTATCACGGAGTACTCTATGATGTTTACCGTTGTGCTCCTCAAATCTTATCCGGAGTTGTTCCTTATCTTACTGGAGAGCTTCTG AGTGATCAACTGGACGTTCGTTTGAAAGCAGTGGGATTAGTGGGCGACCTCTTTACTCTGCCAGGATCTACTATTTCTGAGTCGTTCCAGCCTGTGTTTTTGGAGTTTTTGAAAAGGATGACTGATAGAGTGGTGGAGGTTAGAATGTCTGTCCTTGAGCATGTCAAGACTTTTCTTCTCGCAAATCCTTCACGAGTCGAAGCTCCTCAAATAATAT CTGCACTCAGTGATCGATTGTTGGattatgatgaaaatgttcgTAAACAAGTTGTCTGTGTTGTTTGTGATGTGTCATGTCGTGCCCTATCATCTATTCCTGTTGAAACTATCAAGCTGGTAGCAGAACGCCTTCGAGATAAATCT ATTCTGGTAAAAAGATATACTCTAGAGAGGTTAGCTGACATCTACAGAGCATCTTGCATTGACAAGTCCAGTGACTCAACAAAGAATGTTGAGTATGATTGGATTTTTGGAAAAGTATTGAGATGCTTTTATGATAAAGATTTTAG GTCAGATATAGTTGAACCGATCCTATCTCTTTCCTTGTTCCCAGATGACTTTTCCGTTAAAGATAAGGTGTTAAATTGGATAAGGATCTTCTCTGGATTTGACAAAGTTGAGGTTAAGGCTCTTGAGAAGATTTTGGAGCAGAAACAAAG ATTGCAGCAAGAGATGCAGAAGTACATATCCCTTAGACCGTCGTCTCAG GAAGGTGATGTGACGGAGCTTCAAAAAAAGGTCATGTTCTGTTTCCGTGTTATGTCCCGCTATTTCATCGATCCAGCAAGGGCAGAGGAGAATTTTCAGCTTCTCGACCAATTAAAAGATTCCAACGTATGGAAAAATTTGACACAGCTTCTTGATCCGAAGACTGACTGGCTTCAAGCCTGTAGTTCACGG GATGATTTACTGGGCGTCCTTGGCCCAAAGCATCGGCTTTACGAATTTCTGGGCAGTCTTTCTTTGAAATGTTCGTGTTTACTTTTCAACAAGGATCATGTTAGAGAAATCCTTCTGGAGGCTGGTGTACAAAAATCGTCTGGGAGTAATGAGTTGATTTTGGCCTGCATGACGATACTAGTG ATTCTTGCACGTTTTTGTCCTTCAATGCTTGCTGGAATAGAAGAAGATTTGGTACATCTTCTCGAGgatgacaatgaaataataaaGGAAGGCACTTTGCATATTCTTGCAAAGGCTGGGGGAACTATCCGTGAACAACTGGGAGTTTCGTCAAG GTCATTAGACCTTATTCTCGAGCGCATATGCATTGAGGGTAGCCGAAGGCAGGCCAAATATGCTGTCCATGCCCTGGCATCGATTACAAAAGATGATGGGCTTATGTCACTTTCTGTTCTTTACAAG AGGCTGGTTGATATGCTTGAAGATAAGTCGCATTTACCTGCTGTACTCCAGTCTCTTGGGTGCATAGCTCAAGCTGCTATGCCAGTGTTTGAAACAAGAGAAAGGGAAGTTGAAAAGTTCATTAAGGAAAACATCCTGGAGTGCAGCCAA GTAGCAGGAGACCAGACAAATGATTCTTGGGATGGTAGAAGTGAACTTTGTTCCTTAAAG ATTTTTGGGGTTAAAGCTTTGGTCAAGAGCTATTTGCCCGTCAAAGATGCTCACCTTCGTTCTGGTATTGATGACCTTGTTCTAATCCTCAAGAATATACTTACATTTGGTGAATACTCAAGGGATATTAAATCAAG TTTGGTTGAGATGGCGCATCTGAAGCTTGCTGCGGCAAAAGCTGTGCTTCGCCTATCAAAACACTGGGAGCATAAAATTCCCGTTGATGTCTTTTATCTGACGTTGAGAACATCGGAG GATGGTTTTCCTGAGGTAAAGAGACTACTTCTCAACAAGGTTCATCAATATGTGAAAGACAGAATTTTAGATCCCAAGTATGCATGTGCCTTCCTGCTTGATTTTACTTCCCAGCAGTCTGATTTGGAAGAG AACAAACGCAATTTGAATGATATCATTCAGATGTGTTGGCAAAGCAGAGCACGCCAAATTCTCTCACAGACTGATGGATTATCTTCACAATATTATCCAGAATATATTCTTCCATATGTGGTCCATTCCCTTGCTCATCATCCTACATTTCCTAATGTTGATGAATGCAAAGATGTCAAAGAATTTGAACTTTTGTACAG GCAGCTATATTTGTTCCTGTCTATGCTGGTGCATGGAGATGGAGATGGTAAGTCTGAAGTCAGTATCAGCAAGGACAAGGAGAGCACTTCATTGTTGAATTCAATTTTTCTACAAATCAAGTGCTCTGAGGATGCTTTTGATTCAACTAAATCCAAG AACTTGTATGCTTTGTGCGATTTCGGAATGTCAATTATCAAGAGGTTAGCTTCAAAAGAAATAGACCCTCAAAACTCAAGTGCTTCAGTGACCCTACCTCCCGTGCTTTATAAATTGGTCGAGAAGAAAGAAGATGGTGACTCACTG GTTGGTGAAGTGAAAACTTGGTTGGCTGAGGATAGTGTATTGGCTCACTTTGAATCAATCAAACTGGAAGCTAATGGAATT ATTAACTCAGAAATTGCTGAGGATGATATCATGAAGGACACTGACAGTGAGGGCAGTGAAATGCCATTGGGCAAGTTGATGAAACGTCTGAAGGCCAAAATAGCAAAGACGAGAAAAGAGGTGAAGAGCGAGTCTTCGCCTGCTGAAGCAGCAAAAGGGAGTAATTTGGATATCCTGAAGATGGTTGAGGAAATAAATTCTGATATTGGTACAAGTAGCAAGTTGGAATCAAGCAATGGACATGAATATGTTAACAAAAAGAGAAGCGGCCAAAAGCTTCAAAAGAGGAAATCAATGTTAGGTGAAACAACCAATGTTCCTGTCCCTAAACGTCGGAGATCATCATCTGCTCAAGCTCACAAGTCTCGTTCAGCAATCACTTCAAAAGATTCCAAGGGGCATACTGATGGAAATCAGGAAGAGATTGTTAATTTCTCAAACAAAATTGATAAGGAACTTCCAAGTAGCTCAGAAGATCATTCTATGCAAGAAAAAACTTCCGAACCTCCAGAATCAGAGTTGTTAGTTgcttgtataaaaaataaaccaAGCTCTGTGTCAAAGCAGAAAAGTAAACGAACCTACGGAGATGATGAGGCATTTGATAAATCCAGTGTTGATGCAAAA AAGCGTAAGAAAGTCACAGATTCTTCTAGCCCACACCGAACTAATTATTCCAAGCTGGGATCTGTGAAGAAGCAAAAAGAAAAAAGTGTCACAGTGTTACAAAAG GACAACCGAAGTTCCATGGAGGATTTAATTGGTTGCACAATAAAAGTTTGGTGGCCAATGGATAAGCA GTTTTACGAAGGTATTGTGAAATCTTTTGATACGGAGAAAAAGAAACACGTG ATTTTATACGAGGATGGAGATGTGGAAGTTCTTAGATTAGACAAAGAACGTTGGGAACTTGTTGATAATGGCAAAAAAGCTGACAAG CGATCTAGTTCATCAAAGAGCTCTCATCCTAAAGGAGC ATCATCTGGGAAGAAAAGCAAAGCTACAGGAAGCATAAAACTGGAGAAAAAGGCTGAAGAAAA ATCTCCATCATCTCAGGTCAGAGGGAAAAGAACTCCACGCAAAAGTCCAAAGCAAAAGACTTTGTTGAAGATCAAATCTTCTATGGGAAGTGGGGGAAGCCCAGATGTTACAAATCTTGAATTTTCCAAACCGTCCATGACTGAATCAGATTCAG AGCAGGAGCTGAATGAAAAATCTGGTAAGATTTTAGCCGCGGAGAAGCCGTCTAACAAGGACATTAAACAACTGGAAGATGGTGAGAAGGGTTCACGTGATGCAGAAGAGCCCAAAGAGGAAGAAAATGATTCTGAAGACACTCAGAGTGATCGTATTGGTGGATCTCGACTCGATGCTGATGGATCTGATCATGAAGCAGTTTCTTCTTCAGACATGAAGCATCTAGATAAGATCAAAGAACAATCTGGACAAGAAGATGAAGAAACGGACACCATGGATGGTCCTGCACTCACAGATGAAGCTGACAAGAAATCACCTACTTCTCTTGCTGATGCCGAGCTTTCTGATGATGAGACTCTG AGTACGTGGAAACAGCGTGCTGGGAAAAAATAA
- the LOC140980736 gene encoding sister chromatid cohesion protein PDS5 homolog A isoform X1, which produces MTPKQLQQQLRELGAKLESPPASKDALIKVLKQGASCLSELDQSPPKPIMESMDAFLTSIAKPELIKHQDREVKLFVAVCICEITRITAPEAPYDDDVLKDIFELIVGTFSGLNDINGPSFGRRVVILETLARYRSCVVMLDLECDDLVNEMFNTFFKVTSDEHPENALTSMQTIMEVLFEESEDVPENLLLIILSALGPNKENISSAARRLAMNVIEHCAGKLEPGIKQFLISSMSGDKKFLNSEINYHGVLYDVYRCAPQILSGVVPYLTGELLSDQLDVRLKAVGLVGDLFTLPGSTISESFQPVFLEFLKRMTDRVVEVRMSVLEHVKTFLLANPSRVEAPQIISALSDRLLDYDENVRKQVVCVVCDVSCRALSSIPVETIKLVAERLRDKSILVKRYTLERLADIYRASCIDKSSDSTKNVEYDWIFGKVLRCFYDKDFRSDIVEPILSLSLFPDDFSVKDKVLNWIRIFSGFDKVEVKALEKILEQKQRLQQEMQKYISLRPSSQVSDNELSLSDFSEGDVTELQKKVMFCFRVMSRYFIDPARAEENFQLLDQLKDSNVWKNLTQLLDPKTDWLQACSSRDDLLGVLGPKHRLYEFLGSLSLKCSCLLFNKDHVREILLEAGVQKSSGSNELILACMTILVILARFCPSMLAGIEEDLVHLLEDDNEIIKEGTLHILAKAGGTIREQLGVSSRSLDLILERICIEGSRRQAKYAVHALASITKDDGLMSLSVLYKRLVDMLEDKSHLPAVLQSLGCIAQAAMPVFETREREVEKFIKENILECSQVAGDQTNDSWDGRSELCSLKIFGVKALVKSYLPVKDAHLRSGIDDLVLILKNILTFGEYSRDIKSSLVEMAHLKLAAAKAVLRLSKHWEHKIPVDVFYLTLRTSEDGFPEVKRLLLNKVHQYVKDRILDPKYACAFLLDFTSQQSDLEENKRNLNDIIQMCWQSRARQILSQTDGLSSQYYPEYILPYVVHSLAHHPTFPNVDECKDVKEFELLYRQLYLFLSMLVHGDGDGKSEVSISKDKESTSLLNSIFLQIKCSEDAFDSTKSKNLYALCDFGMSIIKRLASKEIDPQNSSASVTLPPVLYKLVEKKEDGDSLVGEVKTWLAEDSVLAHFESIKLEANGIINSEIAEDDIMKDTDSEGSEMPLGKLMKRLKAKIAKTRKEVKSESSPAEAAKGSNLDILKMVEEINSDIGTSSKLESSNGHEYVNKKRSGQKLQKRKSMLGETTNVPVPKRRRSSSAQAHKSRSAITSKDSKGHTDGNQEEIVNFSNKIDKELPSSSEDHSMQEKTSEPPESELLVACIKNKPSSVSKQKSKRTYGDDEAFDKSSVDAKKRKKVTDSSSPHRTNYSKLGSVKKQKEKSVTVLQKDNRSSMEDLIGCTIKVWWPMDKQFYEGIVKSFDTEKKKHVILYEDGDVEVLRLDKERWELVDNGKKADKRSSSSKSSHPKGASSGKKSKATGSIKLEKKAEEKSPSSQVRGKRTPRKSPKQKTLLKIKSSMGSGGSPDVTNLEFSKPSMTESDSEQELNEKSGKILAAEKPSNKDIKQLEDGEKGSRDAEEPKEEENDSEDTQSDRIGGSRLDADGSDHEAVSSSDMKHLDKIKEQSGQEDEETDTMDGPALTDEADKKSPTSLADAELSDDETLSTWKQRAGKK; this is translated from the exons ATGACTCCCAAGCAGCTGCAACAGCAGCTGAGAGAGCTGGGTGCGAAGCTGGAAAGTCCTCCAGCTTCTAAAGACGCTCTCATTAAGGTCTTGAAg CAAGGTGCATCATGTCTTTCTGAACTAGATCAGTCACCACCAAAGCCTATAATGGAGTCTATGGATgcttttttaacttctatcgcCAAGCCAGAACTTATAAAGCATCAAGATCGAGAAGTTAAGTTATTTGTAGCTGTATGTATCTGTGAAATAACTCGAATTACTGCACCAGAGGCTCCTTATGATGATGATGTTCTAAAG GATATTTTTGAGTTGATTGTGGGTACTTTCAGTGGATTAAATGATATAAACGGCCCATCATTTGGAAGGAGAGTAGTAATTCTTGAAACATTGGCAAGATATAGATCCTGTGTCGTGATGCTGGATCTTGAATGTGATGATCTTGTAAATGAAATGTTCAATACTTTCTTCAAAGTTACTAG TGATGAGCATCCTGAGAATGCTTTGACTTCAATGCAGACAATTATGGAGGTTCTCTTTGAAGAAAGTGAAGATGTGCCCGAGAACCTTTTACTTATTATACTGTCTGCTTTAGGCCCGAACAAGGAG AACATAAGCTCAGCCGCGAGGAGGCTTGCTATGAATGTCATAGAGCATTGTGCGGGAAAATTGGAACCTGGCATAAAGCAGTTTCTTATTTCATCAATGTCTGGCgacaagaagttcctgaattcTGAGATTAATTATCACGGAGTACTCTATGATGTTTACCGTTGTGCTCCTCAAATCTTATCCGGAGTTGTTCCTTATCTTACTGGAGAGCTTCTG AGTGATCAACTGGACGTTCGTTTGAAAGCAGTGGGATTAGTGGGCGACCTCTTTACTCTGCCAGGATCTACTATTTCTGAGTCGTTCCAGCCTGTGTTTTTGGAGTTTTTGAAAAGGATGACTGATAGAGTGGTGGAGGTTAGAATGTCTGTCCTTGAGCATGTCAAGACTTTTCTTCTCGCAAATCCTTCACGAGTCGAAGCTCCTCAAATAATAT CTGCACTCAGTGATCGATTGTTGGattatgatgaaaatgttcgTAAACAAGTTGTCTGTGTTGTTTGTGATGTGTCATGTCGTGCCCTATCATCTATTCCTGTTGAAACTATCAAGCTGGTAGCAGAACGCCTTCGAGATAAATCT ATTCTGGTAAAAAGATATACTCTAGAGAGGTTAGCTGACATCTACAGAGCATCTTGCATTGACAAGTCCAGTGACTCAACAAAGAATGTTGAGTATGATTGGATTTTTGGAAAAGTATTGAGATGCTTTTATGATAAAGATTTTAG GTCAGATATAGTTGAACCGATCCTATCTCTTTCCTTGTTCCCAGATGACTTTTCCGTTAAAGATAAGGTGTTAAATTGGATAAGGATCTTCTCTGGATTTGACAAAGTTGAGGTTAAGGCTCTTGAGAAGATTTTGGAGCAGAAACAAAG ATTGCAGCAAGAGATGCAGAAGTACATATCCCTTAGACCGTCGTCTCAGGTTTCCGATAATGAGTTATCCTTATCTGATTTCTCG GAAGGTGATGTGACGGAGCTTCAAAAAAAGGTCATGTTCTGTTTCCGTGTTATGTCCCGCTATTTCATCGATCCAGCAAGGGCAGAGGAGAATTTTCAGCTTCTCGACCAATTAAAAGATTCCAACGTATGGAAAAATTTGACACAGCTTCTTGATCCGAAGACTGACTGGCTTCAAGCCTGTAGTTCACGG GATGATTTACTGGGCGTCCTTGGCCCAAAGCATCGGCTTTACGAATTTCTGGGCAGTCTTTCTTTGAAATGTTCGTGTTTACTTTTCAACAAGGATCATGTTAGAGAAATCCTTCTGGAGGCTGGTGTACAAAAATCGTCTGGGAGTAATGAGTTGATTTTGGCCTGCATGACGATACTAGTG ATTCTTGCACGTTTTTGTCCTTCAATGCTTGCTGGAATAGAAGAAGATTTGGTACATCTTCTCGAGgatgacaatgaaataataaaGGAAGGCACTTTGCATATTCTTGCAAAGGCTGGGGGAACTATCCGTGAACAACTGGGAGTTTCGTCAAG GTCATTAGACCTTATTCTCGAGCGCATATGCATTGAGGGTAGCCGAAGGCAGGCCAAATATGCTGTCCATGCCCTGGCATCGATTACAAAAGATGATGGGCTTATGTCACTTTCTGTTCTTTACAAG AGGCTGGTTGATATGCTTGAAGATAAGTCGCATTTACCTGCTGTACTCCAGTCTCTTGGGTGCATAGCTCAAGCTGCTATGCCAGTGTTTGAAACAAGAGAAAGGGAAGTTGAAAAGTTCATTAAGGAAAACATCCTGGAGTGCAGCCAA GTAGCAGGAGACCAGACAAATGATTCTTGGGATGGTAGAAGTGAACTTTGTTCCTTAAAG ATTTTTGGGGTTAAAGCTTTGGTCAAGAGCTATTTGCCCGTCAAAGATGCTCACCTTCGTTCTGGTATTGATGACCTTGTTCTAATCCTCAAGAATATACTTACATTTGGTGAATACTCAAGGGATATTAAATCAAG TTTGGTTGAGATGGCGCATCTGAAGCTTGCTGCGGCAAAAGCTGTGCTTCGCCTATCAAAACACTGGGAGCATAAAATTCCCGTTGATGTCTTTTATCTGACGTTGAGAACATCGGAG GATGGTTTTCCTGAGGTAAAGAGACTACTTCTCAACAAGGTTCATCAATATGTGAAAGACAGAATTTTAGATCCCAAGTATGCATGTGCCTTCCTGCTTGATTTTACTTCCCAGCAGTCTGATTTGGAAGAG AACAAACGCAATTTGAATGATATCATTCAGATGTGTTGGCAAAGCAGAGCACGCCAAATTCTCTCACAGACTGATGGATTATCTTCACAATATTATCCAGAATATATTCTTCCATATGTGGTCCATTCCCTTGCTCATCATCCTACATTTCCTAATGTTGATGAATGCAAAGATGTCAAAGAATTTGAACTTTTGTACAG GCAGCTATATTTGTTCCTGTCTATGCTGGTGCATGGAGATGGAGATGGTAAGTCTGAAGTCAGTATCAGCAAGGACAAGGAGAGCACTTCATTGTTGAATTCAATTTTTCTACAAATCAAGTGCTCTGAGGATGCTTTTGATTCAACTAAATCCAAG AACTTGTATGCTTTGTGCGATTTCGGAATGTCAATTATCAAGAGGTTAGCTTCAAAAGAAATAGACCCTCAAAACTCAAGTGCTTCAGTGACCCTACCTCCCGTGCTTTATAAATTGGTCGAGAAGAAAGAAGATGGTGACTCACTG GTTGGTGAAGTGAAAACTTGGTTGGCTGAGGATAGTGTATTGGCTCACTTTGAATCAATCAAACTGGAAGCTAATGGAATT ATTAACTCAGAAATTGCTGAGGATGATATCATGAAGGACACTGACAGTGAGGGCAGTGAAATGCCATTGGGCAAGTTGATGAAACGTCTGAAGGCCAAAATAGCAAAGACGAGAAAAGAGGTGAAGAGCGAGTCTTCGCCTGCTGAAGCAGCAAAAGGGAGTAATTTGGATATCCTGAAGATGGTTGAGGAAATAAATTCTGATATTGGTACAAGTAGCAAGTTGGAATCAAGCAATGGACATGAATATGTTAACAAAAAGAGAAGCGGCCAAAAGCTTCAAAAGAGGAAATCAATGTTAGGTGAAACAACCAATGTTCCTGTCCCTAAACGTCGGAGATCATCATCTGCTCAAGCTCACAAGTCTCGTTCAGCAATCACTTCAAAAGATTCCAAGGGGCATACTGATGGAAATCAGGAAGAGATTGTTAATTTCTCAAACAAAATTGATAAGGAACTTCCAAGTAGCTCAGAAGATCATTCTATGCAAGAAAAAACTTCCGAACCTCCAGAATCAGAGTTGTTAGTTgcttgtataaaaaataaaccaAGCTCTGTGTCAAAGCAGAAAAGTAAACGAACCTACGGAGATGATGAGGCATTTGATAAATCCAGTGTTGATGCAAAA AAGCGTAAGAAAGTCACAGATTCTTCTAGCCCACACCGAACTAATTATTCCAAGCTGGGATCTGTGAAGAAGCAAAAAGAAAAAAGTGTCACAGTGTTACAAAAG GACAACCGAAGTTCCATGGAGGATTTAATTGGTTGCACAATAAAAGTTTGGTGGCCAATGGATAAGCA GTTTTACGAAGGTATTGTGAAATCTTTTGATACGGAGAAAAAGAAACACGTG ATTTTATACGAGGATGGAGATGTGGAAGTTCTTAGATTAGACAAAGAACGTTGGGAACTTGTTGATAATGGCAAAAAAGCTGACAAG CGATCTAGTTCATCAAAGAGCTCTCATCCTAAAGGAGC ATCATCTGGGAAGAAAAGCAAAGCTACAGGAAGCATAAAACTGGAGAAAAAGGCTGAAGAAAA ATCTCCATCATCTCAGGTCAGAGGGAAAAGAACTCCACGCAAAAGTCCAAAGCAAAAGACTTTGTTGAAGATCAAATCTTCTATGGGAAGTGGGGGAAGCCCAGATGTTACAAATCTTGAATTTTCCAAACCGTCCATGACTGAATCAGATTCAG AGCAGGAGCTGAATGAAAAATCTGGTAAGATTTTAGCCGCGGAGAAGCCGTCTAACAAGGACATTAAACAACTGGAAGATGGTGAGAAGGGTTCACGTGATGCAGAAGAGCCCAAAGAGGAAGAAAATGATTCTGAAGACACTCAGAGTGATCGTATTGGTGGATCTCGACTCGATGCTGATGGATCTGATCATGAAGCAGTTTCTTCTTCAGACATGAAGCATCTAGATAAGATCAAAGAACAATCTGGACAAGAAGATGAAGAAACGGACACCATGGATGGTCCTGCACTCACAGATGAAGCTGACAAGAAATCACCTACTTCTCTTGCTGATGCCGAGCTTTCTGATGATGAGACTCTG AGTACGTGGAAACAGCGTGCTGGGAAAAAATAA
- the LOC140981443 gene encoding phosphatidylinositol/phosphatidylcholine transfer protein SFH2-like, translated as MAVVSQEAINEFEALMEEVDESLKRTFQNVHQGYPHETLTRFLKAREGNVPKAHMMLVDCLNWRVQNNIDDMLSKPIVPVDLYRAIRDSQLIGLSGYSKEGLPVFAIGAGLSTYDQASVHYYVQSHIQINEYRDRVILPAATKKYGKHVNKCIKILDMTGLRLSALNQIKILTLISSIDDLNYPEKTLTYYIVNAPYVFSACWKVVKPLLQERTRRKIDVLSGAGQDELLKIMDYSSLPHFCQKTSGSSNHLDAYSENCYSLDHPFHQLLYAYIKQQALMLEPAKPIKHGSVHVTLPEDADGVIAETLETELEKLKDADGSAESIKDLRIDDHKS; from the exons ATGGCTGTGGTTTCACAGGAAGCTATTAATGAATTTGAAGCATTGATGGAGGAAG TTGACGAATCACTCAAAAGAACATTTCAG AATGTCCATCAAGGATACCCTCATGAAACTTTGACACGGTTTCTTAAAGCTAGAGAAGGAAATGTACCAAAAGCTCATATGATG TTGGTTGATTGCTTGAACTGGCGAGTGCAAAACAATATCGACGATATGCTAAGT AAACCCATTGTTCCTGTCGATCTTTACAGAGCCATACGCGATTCACAGCTCATAGGACTGTCCGGTTACTCAAAAGAG GGTCTCCCTGTCTTTGCTATTGGAGCAGGTCTGAGCACGTACGACCAGGCGTCT GTTCATTATTATGTACAATCGCACATTCAGATCAACGAATATCGGGATCGTGTGATTCTG CCTGCCGCTACGAAGAAGTATGGGAAGCATGTTAACAAGTGTATCAAGATTCTAGATATGACTGGCTTGAGGCTCTCGGCTTTGAACCAGATCAAG atcttgACTTTAATTTCTTCCATCGACGACCTGAACTATCCTGAGAAAACATTAACTTACTACATTGTGAATGCCCCATATGTCTTCTCCGCTTGTTGGAAG GTTGTGAAACCACTTCTCCAGGAGAGAACGAGAAGGAAAATCGATGTATTGTCTGGTGCTGGACAAGATGAACTATTGAAG ATAATGGACTATTCCTCCCTCCCTCATTTCTGCCAAAAAACATCAGGTTCTTCAAACCATTTAGATGCCTACTCTGAGAACTGCTACTCCTTGGATCATCCCTTTCACCAACTCCTCTATGCATACATCAAGCAGCAAGCATTGATGCTGGAACCCGCTAAACCAATAAAACACGGGTCAGTGCATGTTACCCTGCCTGAGGATGCTGATGGAGTGATTGCCGAGACTTTAGAAACCGAGTTAGAGAAACTGAAGGATGCAGATGGATCCGCTGAATCGATCAAGGACCTGAGAATCGACGATCACAAGTCCTAG